One window of Scheffersomyces stipitis CBS 6054 chromosome 1, whole genome shotgun sequence genomic DNA carries:
- the DIP5.4 gene encoding dicarboxylic amino acid permease, giving the protein MSDSKESLARLEAEHNTTKEKSVDNEEDDYDLPAHSSHLSRDINARVLTLLTLGSAIGTGHIIGTGTSLVRGGPASLFIAYCFVGSLLTIVIFSLGEMAAFLPMDKGFSGYVNKYFDKSFGFAAGYNYFLKYAIVLGANMTGFGLVIQYWRPDLNVGIWAAILYVSCIACNFLPVRYYGELEFVLTIAKLLTLVIIYIVCLVITCGGGPSGKTIGFQYWREEAFLPYLVQGNTGRFLGWWAAVISSLFGFIGVETAGIFFGEAANPKKTIPKASRQVLIRIGFFYIFGVFLLTLVANPKSPLLVKAGGTSANASPFVIAIKESGIRVLPSFINACLLIFIASSANTDIYICSRQLYGLAKDGEAPKIFLKLTKKRVPWVGCIAGCLLGLLSFMNTKEGAATAFGYITSTVSVFGVMNWIYILLAYYGYNRAIRAQNVPREDIPFRMWFQPYISYVALFLIVIITIFNGYSAFIITFKYKNFITCYVGILANVVLIVGHKLWYKTKFVNPSEVDLESEVL; this is encoded by the coding sequence ATGTCAGATAGTAAAGAGAGTTTGGCTCGTTTGGAAGCCGAGCACAATACGACCAAAGAAAAGTCCGTAGataacgaagaagacgactaCGATCTTCCCGCACACTCTTCCCATCTCTCAAGAGACATAAATGCCAGAGTTCTCACGCTTTTGACATTAGGAAGTGCCATTGGTACTGGACATATTATCGGTACCGGAACTAGTTTAGTTAGAGGAGGTCCTGCGTCTCTTTTCATTGCATATTGCTTTGTGGGGTCCCTTCTTACTATTGTGATATTCTCTTTGGGAGAAATGGCTGCGTTCTTACCAATGGATAAAGGATTTTCAGGATATGTTAACAAGTATTTTGACAAATCGTTTGGATTTGCAGCTGGATATAATTATTTTCTCAAATATGCAATTGTTCTAGGAGCTAACATGACGGGTTTCGGTTTGGTTATTCAATATTGGAGACCTGATCTAAATGTGGGAATTTGGGCTGCTATTCTCTATGTTTCATGTATTGCATGTAACTTCTTGCCGGTTAGATATTACGGTGAATTGGAGTTTGTGttaacaattgcaaaacttTTAACGTTAGTAATTATCTACATTGTTTGTCTTGTTATTACTTGCGGTGGTGGCCCAAGTGGAAAAACAATTggatttcaatattggaGGGAAGAAGCATTCTTGCCATATTTAGTTCAAGGTAACACTGGTAGATTTTTGGGCTGGTGGGCTGCCGTtatttcttccttgtttGGTTTCATTGGTGTAGAAACAGCAGGAATCTTTTTTGGAGAAGCTGCCAACCCAAAGAAAACTATTCCAAAGGCTTCTAGGCAAGTTTTGATCAGaattggtttcttctatatATTTGGGGTGTTTTTGTTAACTTTGGTAGCAAATCCAAAGAGTCCTTTGTTAGTCAAGGCTGGTGGGACAAGTGCAAATGCCTCCCCTTTCGTCATTGCCATCAAGGAGTCAGGAATCAGAGTATTGCCTTCGTTCATTAACGCATGCTTACTTATTTTCATTGCAAGTTCTGCCAATACTGATATTTACATCTGCTCCAGACAACTTTATGGTTTGGCAAAAGATGGGGAAGCCCCAAAAATCTTCTTAAAGTTGACGAAAAAGAGAGTTCCTTGGGTTGGATGTATCGCTGGGTGTTTGCTTGGCTTGTTATCTTTTATGAATACTAAAGAAGGCGCCGCCACTGCATTTGGCTATATTACTAGTACCGTATCCGTTTTTGGAGTAATGAATTGGATTTACATTTTGCTTGCATATTATGGATATAATAGAGCTATAAGAGCTCAGAATGTCCCAAGAGAAGATATTCCATTTCGCATGTGGTTCCAACCATATATTTCCTATGTTGCACTCTTCCTTATTGTTATAATCACAATTTTCAATGGTTACAGTGCATTCATTATCACTTTCAAGTATAAAAATTTTATAACTTGTTACGTCGGAATATTAGCCAATGTTGTATTGATAGTTGGTCATAAATTGTGGTATAAAACCAAGTTTGTCAAtccttcagaagtagatttGGAAAGTGAAGTATTATAA
- the RTA2 gene encoding putative transporter or flippase transmembrane protein, giving the protein MDLSLANQYITSWTPKSVPTSTSLSSIDPTALPALLRTISQVAQSAATETNSISLYFLSKKYRGAAASLTIVAGEKYIATATRATDLPEVTAAMFNATLNLKSLEWSSNLYAMNLNVPANALFTALFGIALITQIVLSFKLKAKYFGFCMSSATLLEFIGYLARTLAAQDTTNQSKYLCQIICLTIAPAFVMAGIYYLLALHIVVHGRRFSVLEPVWFSYIFIFCDTTSLFVQGIGGAYAAIMLKQFRPTAVGTHVMVGGIAFQVLSMTFFLYLNCDFIKRNYFGEDSDTPFSFSVLFRLLFNTHTGREIKESMDYRYNSKYKHIRSKRLFQYFPLVMLLSLVFVYVRCIYRVVELSEGWRGYLITHEAFVLSLDAAMIFLACALFIPFHPGLVFGNDESLSLKAILHERDLDHEDCESNKMKAVSRKRHTKKNKRSSRGSDTEYEEYTQTHYEVSSDNPFLDSAVEYPPMAFNPYTKETMHVKSMSQSSYEGSNTSTLNESDEDSFYFHTASR; this is encoded by the coding sequence ATGGATTTAAGTCTTGCCAACCAGTATATCACATCATGGACACCCAAGTCCGTGCCCACCTCGACGTCGTTGAGCAGCATCGACCCTACAGCATTGCCTGCATTATTGCGGACTATTTCTCAGGTAGCCCAATCGGCAGCTACTGAAACCAATAGCATTTCCCTCTACTTTCTCTCCAAGAAGTACAGAGGAGCAGCTGCTTCCTTGACCATAGTTGCTGGAGAGAAGTATATAGCGACAGCCACCAGAGCCACCGACTTGCCCGAAGTGACCGCGGCCATGTTCAATGCCACATTAAACTTGAAACTGTTGGAATGGCTGAGCAACTTGTACGCCATGAACCTTAACGTGCCAGCCAATGCACTCTTCACAGCCCTTTTCGGGATCGCACTCATTACCCAGATTGTCTTGTCCTTCAAGTTAAAGGCCAAATACTTTGGCTTCTGCATGTCCTCTGCCACTCTCTTGGAATTCATAGGATATCTCGCCCGTACCTTGGCTGCACAGGATACCACCAACCAGAGCAAGTATCTATGCCAGATCATTTGTCTCACTATTGCACCAGCATTTGTCATGGCAGGAATTTACTACCTTCTAGCCTTGCACATTGTAGTGCACGGGCGGCGGTTTTCGGTTTTGGAGCCAGTGTGGTTCTCGTATATCTTCATATTCTGTGACACTACCAGTTTATTCGTCCAAGGAATAGGTGGTGCCTATGCAGCTATAATGCTCAAGCAATTCCGGCCAACGGCTGTGGGAACACATGTTATGGTAGGGGGAATTGCTTTCCAGGTGTTGTCAATGACATTTTTCCTCTATCTCAACTGTGACTTCATAAAGAGGAACTactttggagaagataGTGATACTCCCTTCAGTTTCCTGGTCCTTTTCCGactcttgttcaatacCCATACGGGAAGGGAAATCAAGGAACTGATGGACTATCGATACAATTCAAAGTATAAGCATATCCGTTCCAAAAGGTTGTTTCAATATTTTCCTTTAGTcatgttgttgtctttgGTCTTTGTCTATGTGCGGTGCATTTACAGAGTAGTCGAGTTGTCCGAAGGCTGGAGAGGGTATTTGATTACGCATGAGGCATTTGTTCTTAGCCTTGATGCAGCTATGATCTTTCTCGCTTGTGCACTCTTTATTCCTTTTCATCCTGGGCTCGTCTTTGGTAATGACGAATCCCTTTCTTTAAAAGCAATCTTACACGAAAGGGACTTGGATCATGAAGACTGTGAATCCAACAAGATGAAGGCTGTCTCCAGAAAGAGGCACACTAAGAAGAATAAGCGTTCAAGTAGAGGGTCGGACACCGAATACGAGGAGTATACGCAAACTCACTACGAAGTCAGTCTGGACAATCCATTCCTTGACAGCGCTGTTGAGTACCCACCAATGGCTTTCAACCCCTACACAAAAGAAACCATGCACGTAAAGAGCATGAGTCAGTCTAGTTATGAGGGCCTGAATACATCTACTTTGAATGAGAGCGACGAAGATTCGTTCTACTTTCACACTGCATCACGATAA
- the PET117 gene encoding cytochrome c oxidase assembly factor translates to MSTASKITFGLSCVSAVGAFVFINYSQKLERSALRQGPIKDAARVQAKLDRDFSKKQRANELEHKEQMELREKYIKLQPLNDEIIRGEEK, encoded by the coding sequence ATGTCTACTGCTTCCAAGATCACCTTTGGCTTATCCTGTGTTTCTGCTGTAGGAGCCtttgtcttcatcaactaTTCCCAGAAATTAGAACGTCTGGCTCTCAGACAGGGACCCATCAAAGACGCCGCCAGAGTACAGGCTAAATTGGACAGagatttctccaagaagcAAAGAGCAAATGAATTGGAACACAAGGAGCAGATGGAGTTGAGAGAGAAGTACATCAAGTTACAGCCTTTGAACGACGAGATCATTCGTGGTGAAGAGAAATAA
- a CDS encoding predicted protein translates to MSEDEIDYDNGTNKVVEFDFPLPLNNISQDFTKRHSDLARILDIPQDDEHLDFVFSTVVSLCDPFTQPEENENTILSVDCVADLVIALAYTKTPKPRVNIESIKFELSVQFFTIVRRIHTALNAEDELDLRYVNNDEDHDMQNIPLWTPKEALQGEEFNLKLVYAVACVLLLAIYKLFKPREGGEYNLTLNPYLHYFLRLWKCHTNVILLGLEIDRRLELFRSHHEDASEETPEIVKQTLKGSSAVRYVLAYIINQNPSSLFDELKSNFLEGENDIKDEALLNFLQPLARKKLNGGSLSIDMRLVIIALLIINSGISFTVGSFQLADKKSGSGDEAARRLNQSRRITEIGDILIDLEYDDRFDEDIRYIFEYEYDDSEADWSDVSEDEVLAPQDEQVVDGEVDLEGRSAKDVKDISLAVRVKDQSDVIEFDEQGRDWRDLPRGENEVFADWFIKKAEAFEKLEEKERQDSDDFFSSWHELKMTFEFLKTNSIEGDTEAETRMGQVVINTISKTIKDELDGIQDAQITPDQIYQYFSKPATEAAIRVTQENNKLIIPIFNITNFELLLHNNSKLARCAMDEMLMCRGYRRVLIWFMTHNINLSALLIDYVFELLAELRGNQSRQTPYLFTRQGEKLVFSEVEQSMLLHEFLTNCSIYLSATDGIEIDDGYKVVLAESIAKKYMSLLCLMVNQLINIGIIDLSIPNGEDDDIKNYKNELQVLLINWVGKLPEARQLFFKIKNSSIEEKQKEEPSTTESTVGYVYDKKEQAELFEWFAPRSTAEINEELERDKHKLLIVEDFTHRIESHLYNILGVEKKSKMHLLGGLKQTTEDIQFFFQHFNTLCKIELVAESLFEEFENIVSTGPTKVVQVPTDHTVENKNEAFDAEFNSEFLNGEGEFKPSPATSSSSKKKSKKKKKGKKRS, encoded by the exons ATGCTGGAAGACGAAATAGACTATGATAACGGCACTAACAAGGTTGTGGAGTTTGACTTCCCTCTTCCTCTTAACAACATTTCCCAAGACTTTACCAAGCGACATTCTGACTTAGCAAGAATCCTAGATATTCCCCAAGATGACGAACATCTCGACTTTGTCTTTTCCACAGTAGTACTGCTCTGTGATCCCTTTACCCAGCCGGAGGAAAATGAGAACACCATCTTGAGTGTCGATTGCGTGGCTGACTTGGTCATAGCTCTAGCTTACACTAA AACACCCAAGCCACGTGTAAATATTGAGTCTATCAAGTTTGAGCTTTCTgtgcaatttttcactattgtTCGTAGAATTCATACAGCATTGAATGCAGAAGATGAGCTCGACCTTAGATATGTCAACAACGATGAGGACCACGACATGCAGAACATCCCCTTGTGGACACCTAaagaagctcttcaagGCGAAGAGTTCAATTTGAAGCTTGTTTACGCTGTAGCTTGTGTTTTACTACTAGCCATATACAAGCTCTTTAAACCTAGAGAAGGCGGAGAGTACAATCTTACACTCAACCCGTATTTGCATTACTTCCTTAGACTCTGGAAGTGCCATACCAACGTTATTCTACTCGGTCTAGAAATAGATAGACGTCTTGAGTTGTTCCGTAGTCATCACGAGGATGCTAGCGAGGAAACGCCAGAAATCGTAAAACAGACTTTAAAGGGCTCAAGTGCAGTTCGTTACGTTCTTGCCTATATTATCAATCAGAACCCTTCCCTGCTCTttgatgaattgaaaagcAACTTCCTCGAAGGTGAAAACGACATCAAGGATGAAGCACTATTGAATTTTCTACAACCTCTAGCTAGAAAGAAACTTAATGGAGGATCGTTGCTGATCGACATGAGACTTGTCATAATCGCCCTCCTCATCATTAATTCTGGAATTTCGTTCACTGTAGGTCTGTTTCAGCTCGCAGACAAAAAATCTGGTAGTGGCGACGAGGCTGCTAGACGCCTTAACCAGTCTAGAAGAATTACTGAAATCGGCGATATCTTGATAGACCTCGAGTATGACGATCGCTTCGATGAAGACATCCGCTACATATTCGAATATGAGTATGACGACTCCGAAGCTGATTGGCTGgatgtttctgaagatgaagtgCTTGCTCCTCAGGATGAACAGGTAGTGGATGGCGAAGTAGATTTGGAAGGCAGACTGGCAAAAGACGTGAAAGATATTTCGTTGGCAGTCAGAGTGAAAGACCAATCTGATGTCATCGAGTTTGATGAACAAGGAAGAGATTGGCGCGATCTACCTCGAGGGGAAAATGAGGTGTTTGCCGATTGGTTCATCAAGAAAGCAGAGGCTTTTGAAAAACTcgaagagaaagagagacAAGACTCAGAcgacttcttttcatcGTGGCATGAACTCAAAATGACCTTTGAATTTTTGAAGACCAACTCTATCGAAGGCGACACAGAAGCTGAAACGAGAATGGGCCAAGTAGTCATCAACACTATTTCCAAGACTATCAAAGACGAACTCGATGGTATTCAGGATGCTCAAATTACACCTGATCAGATTTACCAGTATTTTTCCAAGCCTGCAACTGAGGCAGCAATTCGAGTGACACAGGAAAACAACAAGCTTATTATCcccatcttcaacattaccaattttgaattgttgTTGCATAATAACAGCAAGCTAGCCAGGTGTGCCATGGATGAAATGTTGATGTGTAGGGGCTATCGAAGAGTGTTGATCTGGTTTATGACTCACAATATCAATTTGTCTGCTTTACTTATAGATTATGTCTTTGAGTTGTTAGCAGAGCTTAGAGGCAATCAAAGTAGACAAACTCCATACTTGTTTACTCGCCAAGGTGAAAAGTTGGTCTTCAGCGAAGTAGAGCAGCTGATGTTGCTTCATGAGTTCTTGACTAATTGTAGCATATACTTGTCAGCCACGGATGGAATAGAGATAGATGATGGATACAAGGTTGTATTGGCTGAgtcaattgcaaagaagTATATGTCTTTGCTCTGTCTCATGGTCAACCAGCTTATCAACATCGGAATTATAGATTTATCCATTCCTAATGGAGAGGATGATGACATCAAAAACTACAAGAACGAATTGCAAGTGTTATTGATCAACTGGGTAGGAAAACTTCCTGAAGCCAGACAgttattcttcaagatcaagaactccagcattgaagaaaagcagaaagaagagccCTCAACAACAGAAAGCACAGTCGGTTATGTTTACGATAAAAAAGAACAGGCAGAACTATTTGAGTGGTTTGCACCGCGCTCCACTGCTGAAATCAATGAGGAGTTGGAAAGAGACAAACATAAGTTATTGATCGTGGAAGATTTCACCCATCGCATTGAGAGTCATTTATACAACATCTTGGGtgtggaaaagaagagtaagATGCACTTGCTCGGTGGATTGAAGCAGACAACAGAGGATATTCAGTTTTTCTTTCAGCATTTCAATACGCTCTGTAAGATCGAGCTTGTAGCAGAATCgctatttgaagaatttgaaaacaTTGTTTCTACAGGTCCTACTAAGGTTGTACAAGTTCCAACTGATCATACAGTAGAAAATAAGAACGAAGCATTTGATGCGGAATTCAATTCTGAGTTTCTCAATGGAGAAGGCGAGTTCAAGCCTCTGCCTGCCAcaagttcatcttcaaagaagaagagcaaaaagaaaaagaagggAAAGAAGAGGTCATGA
- the MMD1 gene encoding maintenance of mitochondrial DNA gives GFIYVSGQIPYTPQNQPLPGNPSIQEQAEQVIQNVSNILEASNSSLKHVVKANIFLTDMKAQFGEFNAVYGKYFNNHKPARSCVAVKELPLGVALEMEVVAIEKDEPKL, from the coding sequence GGCTTTATCTATGTATCAGGCCAGATTCCTTATACCCCACAAAACCAGCCATTGCCAGGTAACCCTTCtattcaagaacaagctGAGCAAGTGATCCAAAATGTATCCAACATCTTGGAAGCCTCCAACTCCTCGTTGAAACATGTCGTCAAGGccaacatcttcttgacCGACATGAAGGCTCAATTCGGTGAATTCAACGCTGTCTATGGTaagtacttcaacaaccacAAGCCAGCCAGATCTTGTGTCGCTGTCAAGGAATTGCCTTTGGGTGTTGCCTTGGAAATGGAAGTTGTTGCCATTGAAAAGGACGAGCCAAAGTTGTAG
- a CDS encoding predicted protein, translating into MEATRLTHILDNTYIPPRKIESELTVPPYHPCLIVQDKQTDTTKLKPCGCADSYCVKNAPDWIPRAKR; encoded by the coding sequence aTGGAAGCAACAAGATTAACGCATATACTCGACAATACTTACATTCCACCTCGCAAGATAGAGTCTGAGTTGACAGTTCCGCCTTATCACCCATGTTTAATAGTCCAAGACAAACAAACAGATACTACCAAATTGAAACCTTGCGGTTGTGCTGATAGCTATTGTGTCAAGAATGCACCTGACTGGATCCCAAGAGCAAAACGTTAG
- the RPL34 gene encoding 60S ribosomal protein L34 produces MAQRVTYRRRNPYNTRSNKIKVVKTPGGKLVAQHVKKAASRVKCGDCGIALAGISTLRPREYAQVSKTHKTVQRAYGGSRCANCVKERIVRAFLIEEQKIVKRVLKEQQEKEKKTTKKVSKK; encoded by the exons atggcTCAACGTGTTAcctacagaagaagaaatccaT ACAACACCAGATCTAACAAGATCAAGGTCGTCAAGACCCCAGGTGGTAAGTTGGTTGCCCAACACGTCAAGAAGGCTGCTTCCAGAGTCAAGTGTGGTGACTGTGGTATCGCTTTGGCTGGTATCTCCACCTTGAGACCAAGAGAATACGCTCAAGTCTCCAAGACCCACAAGACCGTCCAAAGAGCTTACGGTGGTTCCAGATGTGCCAACTGTGTTAAGGAAAGAATTGTCAGAGCTTTCTTAATCGAAGAACAAAAGATCGTCAAGAGAGTCCTCAAggaacaacaagaaaaggaaaagaagaccACCAAGAAGGTTTCTAAGAAGTAA
- the YAK3 gene encoding C2H2 Zinc finger domain-containing protein (Dual-specificity tyrosine-phosphorylation regulated kinase), with the protein MTSSAHYNYNRRNSSATPYTIPTKHQPQSHQSSYQHHHHQHNNHHGHPGQHASMSSSASDMYNSPLSSSVPVLSREFVVRRISEGETGRLKEELKCEACGKGYKHISSLAKHLWEHTPEWNVTKKLLISKHQQVQLLEAASILVGMNETSSSRRNSTAYTDQMMQHSQSEDPRYKSPFSPSNSAETNPTSHTPTPPAVGNVESERKAHSLKFKNAFDPESVPSHVPSFDVREDSKVNYNRTHSISQYPPVDKSHSHLHSQTPSSPSIGGYLDNPRAMGELSRRRSSSVAQNGYEHDLKSPSPSYKAAPSIPTSTTFAPSTLDTSPRIDEADEKVDHEHEETSNSFDEGVLGKMED; encoded by the coding sequence ATGACGTCAAGTGCCCAttacaactacaacagaCGTAACTCGTCTGCTACTCCATATACTATTCCCACAAAGCACCAGCCTCAAAGTCACCAATCCTCGTACCAgcaccaccaccaccagcACAACAACCATCACGGACATCCAGGACAGCATGCTTCGATGTCTTCTAGTGCAAGCGATATGTACAACCTGCCGTTGTCGTCATCTGTGCCAGTTTTATCTCGTGAGTTTGTAGTCAGAAGAATCTCCGAGGGAGAAACAGGCAgattgaaagaagagttgaagtgTGAGGCATGTGGAAAAGGATACAAGCACATTTCGTCCCTAGCCAAACATCTCTGGGAACATACGCCAGAATGGAACGTTACCAAGAAGCTCTTGATATCGAAACATCAACAGGTCCAGCTCTTAGAGGCTGCTAGTATCTTAGTGGGTATGAACGAGACGTCTTCTTCTAGAAGAAATTCGACCGCATATACTGACCAGATGATGCAACATAGCCAATCGGAAGATCCTCGCTACAAATCACCGTTTTCACCTAGCAACTCGGCTGAAACAAACCCTACTTCCCATACACCTACACCACCAGCAGTCGGTAATGTGGAAAGTGAAAGAAAAGCACATTCGCTCAAATTCAAGAACGCATTCGATCCCGAGTCAGTACCATCCCATGTACCCAGTTTTGATGTCAGAGAAGACTCTAAGGTCAACTATAATAGAACACACTCCATTTCACAATACCCTCCAGTGGACAAGAGCCATAGTCACCTCCACAGCCAAACACCATCTTCGCCTTCCATTGGTGGCTATCTCGACAATCCACGTGCTATGGGCGAGCTTTCGAGGAGAAGATCGAGCTCGGTTGCTCAAAATGGCTACGAACATGACTTGAAGTCGCCCTCTCCTTCTTACAAGGCTGCACCATCCATACCTACATCTACTACTTTTGCACCTTCTACGCTCGACACTTCTCCCCGCATTGACGAAGCCGACGAAAAAGTGGATCACGAACATGAGGAAACCAGCAATTCGTTTGACGAAGGTGTGTTGGGCAAGATGGAGGACTAA
- the PCL7 gene encoding cyclin like protein interacting with PHO85, which translates to MQNDNHPAVSSSTTFHKPAVSNLTKNLMSSTPTPSSSSTHMDYDSSNVIHSNVNSNASGNVDAANNSSNININISNDPPSSAVNASNINDSINTSSGINPSDHYAKYNSNINTNHNANDNDIIGSNIINNNDSSNSKIKTIINSINTNTNTNTNGNTVNTNNLLHPSARVPTAVPVTGSISFSSTEPTSSSFHSSSYRAPGFYSTPANDSINYIPSSHNTPTVVSSSYSSVHSYTPSLPNSNNLQSFTSTNSNVNPFNSSNTNDNQQQQHQQHQQLQNATKPSGFVPQSMPTTTISMDSVNSTSNRDSFASASSSFNPSFPVQPTPTPPLNQNQLQQSQNQQHRFPSSFGSAPFGSAPTSSSYHHHPYSRTANRPIPNTASSSVTATPPVDSGYLSSSHQHQQHQQQYIQPEPDHYMSYKEFLHNLSVRDGNNPPPGENASIYDGHLNIVDYPVNDLILMLSCLLTKIIEANDKLHPNHFDNTIAMRQRLKEERRMKKIQQAELKEQRRFARRQERERVRSANRSGSLTTSDSNMETTRQHSVGGALIVDVDVVDVGDEDDNIEVDHDDSNSHGNPIDIDSDEDEDEDLVIDSQDEDDEQDEMKNKYLANVLAFHGTNVPGISLHAYLARVLKYCPVTNEVFLSLLVYFDRIAKKANNLNQKRKTSSSGAGAGGAAINEDTANAGDAEQLFVMDSYNIHRLIISGITVSSKFFSDIFYKNLRYAKVGGLPLEELNYLELQFLLLLDFKLMISVEDLQNYGDLLLRFWKREQITNELVHNTNNTNNNSNASASNIGDPSDVGNQKDGIKS; encoded by the coding sequence ATGCAGAACGACAACCATCCGGCGGTGTCGTCGTCCACGACGTTCCACAAGCCTGCCGTCTCCAACTTGACCAAAAACTTGATGTCGTCCACACCCACGCCATCTCTGTCGTCCACCCACATGGACTACGACAGCAGCAATGTCATCCATAGTAATGTTAATAGTAATGCCAGCGGCAATGTTGATGCGGCAAACAACTCAAgcaacatcaacatcaacattTCGAATGATCCGCCGTCTAGTGCTGTGAACGCCAGTAATATAAACGATAGCATCAATACCAGTAGTGGTATCAACCCTAGTGATCACTACGCCAAATACAACTCCAACATAAACACTAACCACAATGCCAATGACAACGACATCATTGGCTCCAACATCATCAATAATAACgattcttccaattccaaaatcaaaactATTATCAACTCTATCAATACTAATACTAATACTAACACTAATGGTAATACAGTCAACACTAACAATTTGTTGCATCCAAGTGCCAGAGTACCGACCGCCGTTCCGGTGACTGGATCGATATCATTCTCATCCACAGAACCTACGTCGTCGTCATTCCACTCGTCGTCTTACCGTGCACCTGGCTTCTATAGCACTCCAGCCAACGACTCCATCAATTACATCCCGTCTTCGCACAACACACCGACTGTAGTCTCATCGTCGTACTCCTCGGTCCACTCCTACACGCCGTCATTGcccaactccaacaacCTCCAAAGTTTTACTTCGACCAATTCCAACGTTAATCCATTCAATTCCAGCAACACAAATGATaaccaacagcaacaacatcaacaacatcaacagctTCAGAATGCGACTAAACCTCTGGGCTTTGTACCCCAATCGATGCCTACCACCACCATCTCCATGGATTCCGTCAACTCCACTTCCAACCGCGACTCTTTTGCATCGGCTCTGTCTTCATTCAATCCTCTGTTTCCAGTTCAGCCAACCCCAACACCTCCATtgaatcagaatcaactacaacaatCTCAAAACCAACAGCAtcgttttccaagttcatttGGTTCTGCTCCTTTTGGCTCTGCTCCAACATCGTCATCCTACCATCACCATCCATACTCCAGAACAGCTAATAGACCTATACCAAACACTGCTTCTAGTTCTGTTACGGCAACACCACCTGTAGACTCGGGTTATCTTTCATCATCTCATCAACATcagcaacatcaacaacagtaCATCCAGCCTGAGCCTGACCACTACATGTCGTACAAAGAGTTCTTGCACAACTTGTCAGTTCGTGATGGAAATAATCCTCCGCCTGGTGAGAATGCTTCCATCTATGATGGGCATTTGAACATTGTCGATTATCCAGTCAACGATCTCATCTTAATGCTCTCTTGCCTTCTCACTAAAATCATAGAGGCTAATGACAAATTGCATCCCAACCATTTTGATAACACCATTGCCATGAGGCAGCGACTCAAGGAAGAGAGACGAATGAAAAAGATTCAACAGGCagagttgaaggaacaGAGAAGATTTGCCAGACGTCAAGAGAGAGAACGAGTTCGGTCTGCTAATAGACTGGGCTCGTTAACTACTTCCGATTCGAACATGGAGACCACCAGACAGCATTCTGTAGGAGGAGCACTCATTGTAGACGTTGATGTGGTAGACGTGGGagacgaagacgacaaCATAGAAGTAGACCACGACGACTCAAACTCGCATGGCAATCCAATAGATATAGATTCTGACgaggatgaagacgaagaccTAGTTATAGATAGTcaggatgaagatgatgaacaAGACgaaatgaagaacaagtatTTGGCTAATGTTTTGGCTTTCCATGGTACCAATGTTCCAGGTATTTCTTTACATGCCTACCTAGCCAGAGTGTTGAAGTACTGTCCTGTTACGAATGAAGTTTTCCTTTCGTTGTTAGTTTATTTCGATAGAATCGCAAAGAAAGCCAACAACCTCaaccagaagagaaagaccTCATCGCTGGGGGCCGGTGCTGGAGGCGCGGCCATTAATGAAGACACTGCTAATGCTGGTGATGCCGAGCAGTTGTTTGTCATGGATTCGTACAACATCCATCGTCTCATCATTTCTGGAATCACGGTTTCGTCTAAGTTCTTCAGTGATATCTTCTACAAGAATCTAAGATACGCCAAGGTGGGTGGCTTACCgttggaagagttgaacTACTTGGAgttgcaattcttgttattgttggatTTCAAGTTAATGATCTCAGTCGAAGATCTTCAGAATTATGGCGATTTGTTGCTTCGTTTCTGGAAACGGGAGCAAATCACCAACGAGTTAGTGcacaacaccaacaacaccaacaataatagcaatGCCAGTGCCAGCAACATAGGAGATCCTAGCGATGTGGGAAACCAAAAGGATGGCATCAAGAGTTAG